A genomic segment from Sciurus carolinensis chromosome 1, mSciCar1.2, whole genome shotgun sequence encodes:
- the Ppp1r8 gene encoding nuclear inhibitor of protein phosphatase 1 — MAAAANSGSSLPLFDCPTWAGKPPPGLHLDVVKGDKLIEKLIIDEKKYYLFGRNPDLCDFTIDHQSCSRVHAALVYHKHLKRVFLIDLNSTHGTFLGHIRLEPHKPQQIPIDSTVSFGASTRAYTLREKPQTLPSAVKGDEKMSGEDDELKGLLGLPEEETELDNLTEFNTAHNKRISTLTIEEGNLDIQRPKRKRKNSRVTFSEDDEIINPEDVDPSVGRFRNMVQTAVVPVKKKRVEGPGSLGLEESGSRRMQNFAFSGGLYGGLPPTHSEAGSQPHGIHGTALIGGLPMPYPNLAPDVDLTPVVPSAVNMNPTPNPAVYNPEAVNEPKKKKYAKEAWPGKKPTPSLLI; from the exons gGCAGGTAAACCCCCACCTGGTTTACATCTGGATGTAGTCAAAGGAGACAAACTAATTGag aaactcATTATTGATGAGAAGAAGTATTACTTATTTGGGAGAAACCCTGATTTGTGTGACTTTACCATTGACCACCAGTCTTGCTCTCGGGTCCATGCTGCATTGGTCTACCACAAGCATCTGAAGAGAGTTTTCCTGATAGATCTCAACAGTA CACATGGCACTTTCTTAGGTCACATACGGTTGGAACCTCACAAGCCACAACAAATTCCCATCGATTCCACAGTCTCATTTGGTGCTTCCACAAGGGCATACACTCTGCGTGAGAAGCCTCAGACACTGCCATCAGCTGTGAAAGGAGATGAAAAGATGAGTGGAGAGGATGATGAGCTCAAGGGCCTATTGGGGCTTCCAGAAGAAGAAACCGAGCTTGAT AATCTGACAGAGTTCAACACTGCCCATAACAAACGGATTTCTACCCTCACCATTGAGGAGGGAAATCTGGACATTCAGAgaccaaagaggaagaggaagaactcACGGGTGACTTTCAGCGAGGATGATGAGATCATCAACCCAG AGGATGTAGATCCCTCAGTTGGTCGCTTCCGGAACATGGTGCAGACTGCAGTCGTCCCGGTGAAG AAGAAACGGGTAGAGGGCCCTGGCTCCCTAGGCCTGGAGGAATCAGGGAGCAGGCGCATGCAGAACTTTGCCTTCAGTGGAGGACTCTACGGGGGCCTGCCCCCCACACACAGTGAAGCAGGCTCCCAGCCACATGGCATTCATGGGACAGCACTCATTGGTGGCTTGCCCATGCCATACCCGAACCTCGCCCCTGATGTGGACTTGACTCCTGTCGTGCCATCAGCAGTGAACATGAACCCAACACCAAATCCTGCAGTCTATAACCCTGAAGCTGTTAATGAacccaagaagaagaaatatgcaaAAGAGGCTTGGCCGGGCAAGAAGCCCACACCTTCCTTACTGATTTGA